GTTTCCTTAGTTTGAtattcaaatttctttttttatctaaaaaaaacattacatgtattttttataaaattccaaAACATCAGAATCAACAGtgatacttttaaatatttttcgtaattctaatttattattaacaattataaaaatatcattaatattacAAACTCGTGATATAGAAACATAATAAAGACTATTATTAAAAGCCTTTGAATTAAATTGAACAACGGCTTTATTCTTGGAATTCCTTGAGCTTTATGAACAGTAAAAGAAAAAGCTAAATTTAAAGGTAAACCAAATCTTGAGCCTACAACAGCATGAGAGCAATCTAAAATCTCTTCTTTGACACATTCAATTTtgacttcttttttattcatattaacCTAAACTgcattattttctattaaaatcaCTGTACCTATAGTACCATTGCACAAACCTTCCTCCACATCGATATTTCTCACAAGCATAACAATAGCACATATTTTAAGATAAGCAGCTGCTGGAATCTGAAACGAACATTGtatatttggattttttataacatctttagCATAAAACCAATAACCTTCTTGTTTTATACtctccatttttttattattataaacatcaacttccatatatctaaaaaataatctcgtatatttagtgtttaaattttcatctttttcaaaacaatgCGTCATAAAATAATCAATAGCTTGATCTGAAACTTGTCCAAATCGTTTTtcatttaaagctttaaaaaattgcgcttttttttttgtctaaagcattcagttaaaactaaaacttcCGTCATGTATTGTTGccatattttagatttaaaaacaaattcttctTTGACAGGtggtaattgaaaaaaattaccacAAGCAATAATTTGTATACCGCCAAATAATTCATCATGACATTGTTTTAATTCACAAgcaattaaatgtaataaatcaaATGTTTGAGCATTATTCATTGAAATTTCATCAATAATTAAAACATCAGTTCCTAACCACATTTTTTAATGTCAGGATGCATGTGACTTTTATAATAATCTAAACTTTTAACACCAGTTTCTATATTAGCAAAAGCATGTATAGTGACACCATTTAACAAATGAGCTGCTTTTCCTGTACTCGCAGTAAtatgtattgttttataaatttgtacaCTTTGAGCAATTACTTTGACGATATAACTTTTTCCATATCCAGCACCTCcagtaataaaaatgttttttccttCTTCAAGCCATTGAAGCGCTTTTTGTTGTTGGAAAgataacgttttttattatttttgctgaaaaaaaatatttattttgaatataaatacataatagcatattttacaaaaaacatcataaaaataatgttctGTTCAACAATTTTTTCCAATTTAGAAGTCCATAAACCATCGTCTTGTCCATGAaccaacaacaaaaactttacagCCAACATTTTATCTtctgttaaaagatttttttgattagttAATAAGttgagcaattttttattatcattttctcttattttattcatctaaaaaaaaattacatgtaatatacttaattaaaacatttttcacaatatatatatatgaacaacTTCGCTTATAAACTTcagaatatttaaattcattgaAATCTTCACATTCGTTTAAATAATGATTACAATTTTCAATTTCTAGACATTTTTCGTTCACATGATTtaataaatcttctttaaataaatttttaaaaaaataataaaaactttcaaaattcgaatttaaataaacatgataatgtattttaatatattgaaacaCCATCAAAATCAATACAAAAGGTATTCTTTTAACTTCTTCATTAGAAAAACCATCCCAgtcattattcaaaaaaagtaatctaCAAGATTGACATAAACTTTGTCTTGAAGTAAATGCGTGCTGTCTAATTTTTTCCAAAGTCTGTGGATGATTTTGATTGAATTTGTATATGCTTTCGATTAAAAAATCCAAATTATTGCCTGTTAGTtccctttttttattatgtaatctaaaaaaaaatatttttaaaaattctaaaaaaatcaattaaaaacatttatcacaatatataaaaaaaaaaaaaaaaactatattctgtctttgttgctgttttaagaaaaaatacaagtttaaagAAACTGAGATAAAGACAACAGATAATTACTTAAGAAAGCTCTTCATagtatacaaattttcaagcacattattaaatgaatttgtttGAAAGTTTTCAACATAATCCATAATTCCTGTTAAACGTCGATATTGTTCTTGATCATGTTCTAAAACAGCATCCCAAGCTCGTTTGATATCATACCatgaattcatttttttaattaattttctaaaaaaatacaaattataacaaaaacattttaaaaaaattacttaattttacatttgatatataagttattttcaattaaataatcattaatgtctgcttttttttataaagttacaatATCCATAACCaacattttcttcattttttgcAGGACGTTGAAAAGACACATTATTCTCagtaacaaaactttttttcatttgtttgcCATTAGGTCCACATAGTTTAAATGTAATGACGTGATTTATAAAAGGCCATTTTAATATAGCAACATAAGGTGATGATCTCATTATAATATACAAACTAGTTTCTTCTTCCTCATGGTTATCACATTTCATATTGatattcattttcattaaaaattgataatttttataataaaatggtACGCTATAATAAgctttgctttaattttttaattgctccTTCAAAAATCCATATCTTACTACCATGTTCATTATTATTGTGCATTTCTTCTAAAATGGATACTCAAAAATctaaattcattattttatcattatacAAACCATTGAATAAAAAACTCGGATTGTCAGTATAAATGGTAAATGAAGGTCTACTATTTTCTGTAATTCTATCAGCCATAATTTTttactagtttaaaaaaaaatttatacaatataaaaaaaatattacaaaaatttattttccagTGGAACCAAAACCACCCTTTCTTTCTACATCTTTAATGATTGACATTTTCAGTTTCACGACAAAAACATCCAACAATttctattacattttttatagctttaaggGGTACCATTCTCTGATTTTAAATCTAAgcacttttacaaaaaatgattattggtaACATGCttatattaaattaagaatAATGGACTAacgttttttttgaaagttcataTTGTTGCCATGGTAACCACAAAATACCCCTAAAATGACCAAAAAATGACTTTACGCCggccaaaataaaaagaaattgagtCATTTCCACCTTTCCATACTGAACCATAGTGTTGTTATAAGGCAGGTCTATAATATGAGTGGAAcagatttttcataactttttttcaccACCTCAACAGGACGACCGAAGTTTAAggtcaaattttttatcattttattgacccaaaactttttttttcgaacttaaaaaaatccatTCCATTCATATCATAGAGTATAATATGGACAACACTTCatgaaaatttcataaaaaaatatcataccGTTCTCCAAATATATTGGCCGGCGTCCACGAAATGCAATTCTGAGAAAAACTCGATTAAAGTAagaactttaaatataataatattttattcacaaataggtaaaaataataatccaaACTTTCAAAGTCCACCTGGTACAAACAAGTCACtatctttttcaattattttgtcatttttttttaactttttggcaCGTAAAAATTGCCGTCTTGACTGATTATCAGGGTTTATTCGATATTCAGCATTTCTTTTTCTTCCATTATTTAATACTTTGCATCCTGCAATCATATGAAAGCCTGGTTCCATGTtcagttctttaaaaatatcaaatgatACTTTTGCTCCAATATTAAAGTAAGCAACAGCATCATATACACCAATTTCTAATTGGGTAAGCGAGACAAATGTTTGTTTGGTATACGGTCCTAAATCATTCTATTAAATGATTCATTAGCATTTTGTGTTTTGCCgtgcaaacatttttgtaacttaCTGTCTTTACTTATCTCTTCAAATATATATCTCATTTTCATAATATCGTCCATTGGTAAAACCGGCCCTGGCttatatgttgttgttttatttattttatcagcaTTGTGTTTGCACCAGCTGTCTGAACCAGTAGGGCAGTGTGGaaaatgtaaactattatttttagatgAAGCCACATGAAATAGCCATGCTAACACTCCTGCCTTCATTTCCTTTAGGTTACCTACATTTTGTCTGATTGCAACTCCAACAAAATTTTGTAAGCGATCAATTGTCGCATCTGTAAGACGCCCTTTACCACCAAGGCCTTTTTCTCCTTTCTTTAAATACCGCAGCCGTGTTCCAACTCTCTTTTGATAATGTCCAACGCATTCCAGATTTTCAACTTCTATATCAgggtatgtattttttacattcaCGTAACTTTTACTGTCTCCATCACCTAAATATTGAATATATCTTAACTGGCGATTATCAATAGAACGCTGAAAAACACGTTTTGCTCCTTCTGGCTCCATACCACCAGCAGAACCTTGGTAATTATACTTACAAAGATGAGAATTTCTCCATTGTGCATAAGCATTTGGATTAGACTTATGAAATTCTTGATTAATACTACAACCTTTACAATATCTAGACATGACTTCAACATCTAACACTTTGCCACTAACAGTAGAGATAACAGAAAAGACTCCATTCAGCGATGAATATCCTCGTTTGTGCAATTTATTTGCAGCATTTATCATTGTTTGCTACAGTTTTAACAGCTGTTGCAATTATTTTCAGtagtttttcaaagttgtttttggTCATAAGCTTAGGTAAATTCATAAAggtgcaaaaacttttttatgccTGCATATCCATGGCCCAATAGTCGCATGCAATAAATTATTCgcttattaatatcaaattctttttcattattatcGTTGATAGAGGTGTAGAACTGATGAAGATAGttgcaatcttttttttgacACTTAAGATATAACAAGGAAGATAAACCATGTCGTTTAATATTTCTCTCACCTAATGAGAGTGTGGGACTTCCACATTCTGGACACAGAAAAGAACTAAAAACAGAAACCAAAACAGCAACATCAATAATACGATAACCAGATATACAAGGTTTCAAAACAAGTGTTTCTTCTAAGTCTTCAACTTTTCGAGACGAAGCTGACAAATTAAGTGAGTTTTCATTGTTTTGTTCCAAAACACAAGTGCTGTTAGCagcatttaaattaattgttagcAACTCAATACTAACATTATCAGAAACACTATCAATGTTCACAGATTTATTAAGATTTCCAATAAATCCTTTTCTTTTACGGCGAGTTTGTGTACGTTGCTTCACTCGACaatctttttccatttttactaataaaaccAAGCTGATAAAATAACACTATAACTGATTTAAATTGTCGTACTTGATGTAGCAACCTTCACGAAAATTCtcgaaaaatttataaagaagctGTTCAAGCTTGTACATGACTATTATAACACACATTAGGGTTGAATAAAGACAAAATGTAGGATGTATACAGTTAAACAAGTGCGTTGCTATGGCGTTGCTAGGGATATCACGTTAagatagtttatttaaatagataaattaagATAGTTATAGGttaattttctacttttaaaacaatttttataatcatatacaggtaaaagtagttaaaaacaatttttttttaaaatattgagaTTTTAAGGGGGGGATAGCCCCTTAAACATTTTCACAAATCCCATTTGAGCAACAGCATCTCCACGCTTAATAATATAATCTTCTTTCGAAAGATTCATCAATATGACTTTAATTTCATCTTTATAATCAGCATCTATTACTCCTGAAGCATTCAACACAACCACACCATATTTAAAAGTCATACCTGATTTTTGAGTATATGTGTCCTACTAAATCTGAATctattaaatcaataaacacTCCAATGCTTACTAAAATACGTTGTTACGGTTGAAGTATATAATCCTTTGTGCTTCTCAGATCAAAACAAGcactttcttttgttttataaaaagaccATTCTTCATTATCTCttatttcaatctttttatcGTCTTTAGTTTCATAAAAAGACCATTTTCGTGTTttaatcatctaaaaaaaatttaaatacatacattGTGTTTTTGTTCTAAAGAATAAATTACATGTTCTCTTTTTTCCTTATGAGAAAGaatacaatttttacaaaaacttagtttacaaaaaaaacaattaaaacaaaacaaatatattttactacaaAGTTCACAGTGTCCAAaccaataacaataaaattcaaactgttttaaatcctttttgttTAATGGTctattaaaaagttcattaataTTACGTAGTAAAGATACACCAGTATTAAATTCTGTATCAATccacatatatttaaaaataaatcatctattttttttactaattttctaTCGTAATCTTCTACAAgtgaaattttttctaattgaaCACTACCATcaaaatgtttgtattttaattttacgatTTCCATTCTTGTTCTTTCATAATATCTATTTTCTTCCTTTTCCATTTTTTGCAATCTAAACACATTTTCTATATCTCACTGTCTTTACCAGAAGATGTTGATGACTTGAACAACTTTGTTCAAGTCATCAAATGTTGATGACTTTTCcccatttttatataaaatggtAGTCATAACAACATCATCTCTATcattaaaatagaattaaagtATCAAAGTACA
This genomic interval from Hydra vulgaris chromosome 01, alternate assembly HydraT2T_AEP contains the following:
- the LOC136074658 gene encoding deoxyuridine 5'-triphosphate nucleotidohydrolase-like, with the translated sequence MEKEENRYYERTRMEIVKLKYKHFDGSVQLEKISLVEDYDRKLMIKTRKWSFYETKDDKKIEIRDNEEWSFYKTKESMTFKYGVVVLNASGVIDADYKDEIKVILMNLSKEDYIIKRGDAVAQMGFVKMFKGLSPP